A genomic window from Gossypium hirsutum isolate 1008001.06 chromosome D10, Gossypium_hirsutum_v2.1, whole genome shotgun sequence includes:
- the LOC107935458 gene encoding uncharacterized protein has protein sequence METQVKYMWVVVFAVSMSIAGLNRVEATHDYYGPCGKHDIEKEAQKLAPCTYAAKYWRAPVSERCCAIIEKKLSNPGCLCAILKTRTAYDAGVRPEVAVTIPKRCNIAVRPVGHKCGGFPFV, from the exons ATGGAAACTCAAGTGAAGTACATGTGGGTTGTGGTGTTTGCTGTGAGTATGAGCATTGCAGGGCTCAACAGAGTGGAAGCAACTCATGATTACTATGGTCCCTGTGGGAAACATGACATCGAGAAGGAAGCTCAGAAGCTGGCTCCATGTACATACGCTGCAAAATACTGGAGAGCTCCGGTTTCTGAGCGTTGCTGTGCTATAATAGAGAAAAAGCTCAGCAATCCAGGCTGCCTCTGCGCTATTCTGAAAACTCGTACCGCATACGATGCTGGGGTGAGGCCAGAAGTTGCCGTCACCATTCCAAAACGCTGCAACATTGCTGTTCGTCCGGTCGGTCACAAGTGCGGAG GTTTCCCGTTTGTTTAA